The window AGCGAAATAAAACTGACTCAATACAGTCACAGTTCGGGTTGCGGCTGCAAAATAGCTCCACAAGTGCTTGAAGAGATATTAAGATCAGATGCCATTTCACCCATACACAATAAGTTAATTGTCGGGAACACTACCAACGACGATGCCGCTGTTTACGACATGGGCAATGGAACGGGACTCATCAGCACCACCGACTTTTTTATGCCAATTGTCGACGACGCGTATGATTTTGGCCGCATTGCTTCAGCCAATGCCCTTAGCGATGTATACGCTATGGGTGGCCATCCGACACTTGCATTGGCTATTTTAGGCTGGCCTGTAAACAAATTACCTGTTGAACTGGCTAAAAAAGTAATTGAAGGGGCCCGTAGTATTTGCTTAGAGGCCGGCATCCCTCTTGCAGGAGGACACAGTATTGATACGCTGGAACCGATGTTCGGATTATCGGCAAATGGTATTGTTGAATTGAAAAATTTAAAACAAAACTCAACAGCAAAAGAAGGTGACCTGATCTATATCACTAAGAAAATCGGTGTGGGCATTCTATCCACAGCAACAAAACGAAATTTATTAAAAGAAGAACACAGGGGAATTGCGGTTGAACAAATGGTTAAACTCAATAAGTTCGGCACTGAACTCGCAAAAATTACCGGAGTTACAGCTATGACTGATGTTACCGGGTTCGGACTTCTGGGACATCTTATTGAAATCGCAGCAGGTTCAGGCTTGTCGGCGGAATTATATTACAGCAAAGTTCCCCTGATCGAAGGACTCGCTCATTATACAACCCAAATGTGCGTACCGGATAATACCTTCAAAAACTGGAACGCTTACGAACAACGAACGGAGGGAATAAGCGCAGAATCGCTACTCACTTTATGTGACCCGCAGACAAACGGGGGATTGCTTTTCACAATTGTGCCCAGCCTTAAAAATGAAGTTGAAGGACTAATGAAAGCGAATGGGCTGGGTGAATTTGCGCAGCCAATTGGCTTGATGAAAAAGAAGGATATAAAAACCATTTCGATAATTTAGCGTCATTCTTTTTTATAGCTTTATTATTTCAATAAAGGATTGATAAAAATATGAAAATCATTGTAGAAGGTATCCGATTATATGCCTACCATGGCTGCATGGACGAAGAAGCCCGCATTGGAGGTAATTACTTAGTTGATGTTACCATCGAAGCCGACCTGAGTGAAGCGGCAAAAACCGACGACCTCTCCAAAACCATTGACTATTGTGAGGTATACGAAATTGTAAAGGCCGAAATGGCCATTCGTTCAAAACTGATCGAGCCGGTTGCGCAGCGAATTATTAATGATCTCAAAAAGAAATTTACCACACTTCAATACGCGGAAGTAAAACTTACAAAGCTCAACCCTCCGATAAACGGAGATGTGGAAAAAGTAAGTGTTATAGTTCATTCCTGATGCCGATAAAAAAGTGCGTTAAATGTTCTCAGGATTTTCATTGTGGTGCCGAAAAAAGGGGCTGCTGGTGTGAACGCTACAATTTATCGTCCTCCACACTCGACAAATTACGACAACAGTATGATAATTGCCTATGCGAATCCTGCATACGAGCCTATGCAATGCAGCAAAATGCGGCAAACAGTGAAGGATTGCCAATTAATTCTTAAATTCGTAGTTCTTAAAAAGGACAGGTGGCCGAGAGGCTAGGCTCAGCTCTGCAAAAGCTGCTACAGCGGTTCGAATCCGCTCCTGTCCTCTAAAACCCTTGAAATTATTCTTTTTCAAGGGTTTTTTCATTTTCGGTAGAGTATGAAAATAAAGTATTTACAATCTTTTTCTAGCAAAACAGTAAACTATTACCTTTTAGATGATTTTTTGCCTAAATTGCTGTATTGAAGCCTTCGATTGTGACACAAATACACATTAACCCTAATTCTCCAATGAATTAATTAAAACCATAAACCATTTGCAAATGAAAAACTACTATCTACTGTTGCTTCTAGTATTATTTGGAAACATTAAAACTAAAGCTCAATATTCCAAACTGTACGACTTTCTTGGTGGTACAAATCTCAAAAACCCATCTAGTTCATTGGTGCTTAATGGAAATGTGCTATATGGGACAACAGATCAGGGTGGAACATATGGCTATGGCGGCATTTTTAAGATCAATACTGACGGAACAGGATTTACCAGTTTACATGACCTTAACCTTTCACTGGGAGCATATCCACGTGGATTAATGCTTTCAGGAAATGTATTATACGGCACATCCCCAAATGATGGTGATAACAGTCAAGGCTGTATTTTCAAGATTAATACAGATGGTACTGGATTTGGCAAATTAGTTGATTTTGATATAGATGTAAATGGTGCTACTCCATATGGAAATTTAATACTTTCCGGGAGTGTATTATACGGAGCAACGTCATACGGCGCTTCATCTTCTTTTGGTAGTATTTTTAAAGTAAACACAGATGGAACTGGATTTACAACAATTTACGATTTCACTAATTCGTCAAATGGAAGTCGACCAATGGGCCCTCTTATACTTTCAGGAAGTGTCTTATATGGGGCAACATTGGAAGGTGGCACGAATGGTTATGGATGCCTTTTCAAAATAAATGTTGATGGAACTGGGTATTCCAAATTGCATGACTTTAATATTACCACTGAATCTAGTCCATCTCCGCTTGTTTTATCTGGTACTGAATTATTTGGATCGGCTGCTGGGGGTAGCCTTGGCGTTGGCTGTATATTCAAAATTAATACTAGTGGTGCTGGATATTCAAAATTATTTGACTTTAGTACAATAACAGGCGCTGATGGCCCAGGTTATCTTACTGTTGCAAATAATTATCTGTATGGATTTGCGAATGGTGGAGTTAACAATAATGGGGTCATTTTCAAAATCAAAACTGATGGCACAGGTTATTCTAAATTGTTTGACTTTAAATGTTCTACGAGTGGCTGCGATCCAATTGGCTCTTTGACTCCTTCATCGAATGGCTTTTATGGCCTTACAATAAATGGTGGTGCAAATGACCTAGGAGTTATTTTTAAATATGCTGCTCCATTATCAATTGAAGATTTTGAAAGAAATGAACCAATGGCTCTTCGAGTCTACCCGAACCCCATAATTACAACTATTGAAAATAGTTTATCACTGAAGTTTCCTGATCTTCAGAAAGAAACTCCGGTGTTAATTGAGTTACGAAATATACTTGGTGAAAAATATTATTCAAAAACAATAATGACTGACACCCAAGGTAGTGGAACTCTTCCGATAGAAGATAGTCAATGCTTTGCGAAAGGCATTTATATGATTAGTGCATTGTATAACAATAAACTACTCAGTAATAAAATAGTTGTAGAATAACCTTAGGATAGGTCCATACATTCTCAACGAAATAACGGTTTTAATTGACCGCATGTTTGACCGAATAGGTATTTCAATTTTTAATCATCACAATTGACGGGAGATTGTATAAGATAGGTGGGGTCTGAGTTGGACTTGAACCCTTTGAATCCTGTTCGGACAACACAATCAAACAAAAAGGGTTGCAATCTGAAGAAGTTCAAATGCTCGCTACGATACACAAACATGCATTCCATCCGGCAACGCTAGGGTAAAACGTCTATTTATTGTTTGTTTATGATGGTAAAATGGGGCAACTTTGCCTCCCTTAATTTATTTACATGTTGCTATCAGAATTTGTACGACTATATCCTTTACGGGCAAAACAATTCGCGTGGTTTTTTGGAGCTGGTACCTCCGTTTCAGCAGGTATGCCGACAGCAAGTGATTTAGTATGGGAATTTAAGAGAAGGATTTATTGTTCTTTAGAAAGATATGATATTTCACTTTTCAATAATTTATCCGATCCCGCAATAAGAAATCAAATCCAATCTTACTTTGATGCTAAGCAAAGTTATCCTAAGAGTAATTCAACAGATGAATATTCCGTCTATTTCGAGGAGGCGTATCCTTCAGCTACCGATAGAAGTACATATTTAATGCAGCAGCTTCAGGGAATGCAAAATAGTTTTGGACATAAAGTTATTGGAGTATTAATGAAAAACGATTTAATAAGACTCATTTTTACTACCAACTTTGATAAAGCATTTGAAAACGCGGCAGTAGGACAATTTAAAACTATGGATAATTTTTTTGTAGCAACGTTAGATAACATCTCCACTGCCGTCCAAAAATATCATTCAGATTTAAGGCCTTACATTACAAAAATACACGGCGATTATTTTTCGGAAAAACTAAAAAATACCAGTACAGAGCTTCAAGAACAAGATAAAAAACTAGTTAATGAGTTAGGGCGGACTCATTCTCCTCTCGAAAGGGTAAACTATTTGCCTTCATTTACTGGATTTGAAAATACATTTAAGACGAAAATTGAATTACTTGCTGAAGGATCATCCGTACAGATCGATGGAAATAAAATTCAAAGCACCTCAAATAAGCCATACATTACCTTAAGCCAAGAACTTGGGAACGCAATACGAAGTATGAGTCAGAGGAAACAGGATTTTGATGTTTTATTTATTTATCTACCCGAAATTTGGAAGGCAGGATTTGAGGATGCTGATACGGGATTCGATCTCCATGATTTTCTTAAAGCAACTACAGCCATAAATAGTATCCCTACTCAAATATTAAGGGAAGGGAGTGTAATAAAATACAGGTGTCGATGTAGTGTAATGTGGAGACTTGGTATTGCACTATATGTGAAAGCGGGCGGTGTTCCTTGGAAATTGGCAGCAATGGATGAAGAGACGGCCTTCTTAGGTTTAAGTTATTCAACACGTTTTAATCAACAAACAAACCAATTTGATTTTACAACATGTTGTAGCCAAGTTTTTGACTCAGATGGAACTGGATTGGAATTCATTGCTTATGATGCGGGGGAACTTGATTTTAGAATTGGTGAAAATCCGTTTTTAACTCGGTCAGAAATGCGTAAGCTTTTGTCGAAGAGCCTAAGTTTATATCAGAAGCGCCACTCTGGAAGATCACCCAAACGGCTTATTGTTCATAAAACAACTCATTTCACAAGAAATGAAATTGATGGAGCGTTTGATGCAATTCCAGGAAATATAAAATTGGAGCTATTACAAATTGTGGAGAATACTAACTGGCGAGGGATAAAATATGTGAACTCCAATGGTAAGCCAGTAGCAGATAATTTTCCAATCGATCGGGGTAGCTACTTGCAAACAGGGTCTCAAGAGGTTATGCTATGGACACAAGGCAATGTTGTATTAAATGGAAAGAACTTTTTTAAAGTCTAACAGTCGAAAACGGAAATTTGTATTTAACTTTTTTAGTTAGCAAACAAGGAAATCAATTCTTCGAAAGAATTTTATTTGAAAATCCTTTTCATCCAACTTCTGACATTAAATTAAATACAGAATTTCCGTATGGAAGGTTTTCATTGAATGACTCTGACGGGAACGTATTTATTTCAAAATGTGCATTTTTCTTGGATAATCATTCTTCTCAATTAGTCCATAAAGAAATTGCCGATTATGAGATTTTATATATCGGTCAGGCAATGCAAGGATCAGATAACCTTCCAGTAAAAAAGCGATTAGACAAGCATCAGACATTCCCGAAAATCCTTTCAGATTACAACCAGAATCATCCTGACAAGGAAATATTTTTATTAATCTCAGCTGTGAAAGAATCTGCATTAATGGATGTAAGAAAACCCTCCTCAACAGAGTCAAAACATTTTTACAATAATGTAAAGAGAGAATTACTTACTAAGGATAAAATAAAAAGAAAATCTACACTTACATTATATGAAGCTGGTTTAATTAACTACTTTAAACCATCCTACAATACCATATATGTTGACAGTATGCCTGCCAAATCATCACCCCTTTTCAATGGTCTAAAAAAAATTAATTTATCAAAATTTACTATAGAATTTGAACCAACATTACCGTTTAAATTATATACTTCTTCGACCGGGAGGATTCAAGGTCATACCAGGGAATATAACTTTCGGGATTTAAGTTAAGTAGCTGATCTATTTTGTATGTTAGATCGAATCAGTTTCCCCTATCCCAAATCCAACATATTCGCGCATGTCAGAAAGAAACATGTTTGAGGTGATATATTCTCTCAAAGAGCTACTGTTTATTAATAGATACTTAACAGGTACCGAATTCGGTCAAATATTTATACGTATGTACAGATGTTTATACGATTTAAATTGAACTGGGGCAAAGCTAAACATTGCGTAGAAAGGTGTAGAAGTGTTTATAGGTGTAATCTCATAGCTCCGCTCCTGTCCTCGGATAAAAGTAAAAGGTCAGCCAGTTCGGCTGACCTTTTGTTTTTTCGGAATGACAATCAAGCTTCGCTTGAATTGGCATGGAGAAAAAAGAAAATCAATCCCGCTTAGGCGGGATTGATTTTTTGCTTTGTGACTCCAGGTAAATAGCGGATCATGAAATAATCCGCTCCTGCACTCAGTTAATCCACAACAATTGCTTAAAATTAGTCTTGATAAATAGGGAGCCCATCATAATCCCCGATTAGGTATCTTTAGAGGAAAGAAATTAAAATATATTATGGAACTTACTTTTAATAGAGGCATTCAGAGCAACCCAGATAAGTTGTCACACACAATTACCTTTTTTCAAAAAAACTTTATGGTGTTAAATTGCACCTTTGATATCGGGTTTGAAAGTGCAGATAGTATTATTTTCTCTGTTAAAGAAAATGGGGACGAAATACTTAGAATAGTACTTAAAGATTGTATGGACCTATATATGCCGGAAAGCAATATGATAAATATAAATAAACTAATTGCCAAACAGAAGAATTCTATTGAAATTACTATAGTAGAACATAGTGATAAACCGTTTGATTTAACGCTAACTTATATTTGACTGTATGTTTGACGGATTTCGGAATGGAACAGAATTCAACTATTTCATATGTATCTTCTTCACAATTCTCTTTATTTCATAATAATCTTTGTTTTTAATGGCTTTGGTCAATATTCTGTTCTCAACTTTATTAAGGGTGATCCTGGTTTCCCCCAGACTCAAAACGCCTAAAATGCCCGGCTTGCCTTTGAAGCCATCCGATAAGAGATCGTACGCTGTTTTTACATTTTCCTTGTTAAATTGTCCACTTTCCATGGCATTTCTGTTCAATCACCTGTTTTACGAGATAATATCTATAAATGTTGCATCTTTTCGACAATTCTCATTTTGGGGGCTACGTATCAACATTTAAACACTATGGATTAGTTCGCTGGTCTACTTTCGATCGGGAAAGAAGCCGGCTATTCGGGTATTTTGATCACTTAAATCCATGCTATTTCACATATCAATACCACAAAACAAAATCACAATACTTTCTGAAAGCCCCTTGTTTGATCTCAATTCCATTCTCAAATTTTTTTAGCTAATTTCGGCTGGAATTGTAATGAATTGAGTTATACCATTCAAATAGCCAAAGGGGAGAGTACAGTTTTTTAATTGGACTCCTGCTGTGTGGCATCGTATTGAGGACGTTTAATAAACACAAATAGGAATGAATATATAATGCGAGCTCCTTTTAACTATCAGCATTTTATAAAATATGTTCAAGTGAAACATCTCTCACTCGTATTATTAATCCTCTGTAAACTCGGGCTATTCGGACAGGCTAACGATAAATACGATAAAATTGTTGACTCACTCAAACGTATAGGGCAAGAGGAAAAATTAATTCCGTATTTTAAGGAGGAAATACGATCAAATCCGAAAAATGAAAAAGCCTTGCGATGGCTCGGGTACCTGCATATTGCCGACAACCAACTTGATATTGGAGAAAAATATTACAACGATGCTTTAGCAGTAAATCCAAAATGTGCCCGCTGTTATATGAATATGGGCCGTATTTACCTGGTAAAAAATGATAATACAAAAGCGCTTGAACTGTTTGACCGATCTATCGCCATTGACCCAAAGGATGCTATACTTTACATAACCCGGGCCAACCTGAAAGAATACCTGGATGACAAACCCGGCGCACTAGCCGACTACAACAAGACCATTGAGCTCGATTCAAAAAATGCCAACTATTTCATTCAACGGGGAAATTTTATCTCGCATCAAAACAACTTTTCAGATGCTATTTCCGACCTGAACAAAGCCGTGGAGCTGGCACCGGATAATTATAATTCTTACTTCCAGCGGGCGAGTGTCTATTTCAGCAACCAAATGCTTCAGGAAGCTCTGGCGGATATTAATACAGCCATTCAACTCGAAAGCAATCTGCATTCTCTCTTTACCGGCCGGGGAGCAATTTACGATGCGCTTAATGAGTACAACAAGTCTATTGAAGATTATTCAAGATCCATTGAGCTGAATCCGAATGATCTTCTTCCATATAAGAACCGGGCCCTAGCCAGGTATAAACTGAATGATCTTGACGGATCATGCCGTGACAACTTTACTGTATTAAAATTAATAAAGGAACTTGATAT of the Bacteroidota bacterium genome contains:
- the folB gene encoding dihydroneopterin aldolase, producing MKIIVEGIRLYAYHGCMDEEARIGGNYLVDVTIEADLSEAAKTDDLSKTIDYCEVYEIVKAEMAIRSKLIEPVAQRIINDLKKKFTTLQYAEVKLTKLNPPINGDVEKVSVIVHS
- the selD gene encoding selenide, water dikinase SelD, coding for MSEIKLTQYSHSSGCGCKIAPQVLEEILRSDAISPIHNKLIVGNTTNDDAAVYDMGNGTGLISTTDFFMPIVDDAYDFGRIASANALSDVYAMGGHPTLALAILGWPVNKLPVELAKKVIEGARSICLEAGIPLAGGHSIDTLEPMFGLSANGIVELKNLKQNSTAKEGDLIYITKKIGVGILSTATKRNLLKEEHRGIAVEQMVKLNKFGTELAKITGVTAMTDVTGFGLLGHLIEIAAGSGLSAELYYSKVPLIEGLAHYTTQMCVPDNTFKNWNAYEQRTEGISAESLLTLCDPQTNGGLLFTIVPSLKNEVEGLMKANGLGEFAQPIGLMKKKDIKTISII
- a CDS encoding SIR2 family protein, whose product is MLLSEFVRLYPLRAKQFAWFFGAGTSVSAGMPTASDLVWEFKRRIYCSLERYDISLFNNLSDPAIRNQIQSYFDAKQSYPKSNSTDEYSVYFEEAYPSATDRSTYLMQQLQGMQNSFGHKVIGVLMKNDLIRLIFTTNFDKAFENAAVGQFKTMDNFFVATLDNISTAVQKYHSDLRPYITKIHGDYFSEKLKNTSTELQEQDKKLVNELGRTHSPLERVNYLPSFTGFENTFKTKIELLAEGSSVQIDGNKIQSTSNKPYITLSQELGNAIRSMSQRKQDFDVLFIYLPEIWKAGFEDADTGFDLHDFLKATTAINSIPTQILREGSVIKYRCRCSVMWRLGIALYVKAGGVPWKLAAMDEETAFLGLSYSTRFNQQTNQFDFTTCCSQVFDSDGTGLEFIAYDAGELDFRIGENPFLTRSEMRKLLSKSLSLYQKRHSGRSPKRLIVHKTTHFTRNEIDGAFDAIPGNIKLELLQIVENTNWRGIKYVNSNGKPVADNFPIDRGSYLQTGSQEVMLWTQGNVVLNGKNFFKV
- a CDS encoding cysteine-rich CWC family protein, which translates into the protein MPIKKCVKCSQDFHCGAEKRGCWCERYNLSSSTLDKLRQQYDNCLCESCIRAYAMQQNAANSEGLPINS